The sequence AGAACTGAAATGAACTGCAGGAAAATACTAGCCATGACGAAGAGGTGGAGTGCACTTTCAGATAGTCTCTCCTGCAAGACATTCATGGTGTTGTTCACAGTAGTGTTGAGAACTGTGGGGAAAAAGAGAGTGGTTGACAGCTGGTTACAGGAACATCCCTGCCACTTGGACTTCATAAAACCTGGAAGCATCAGTTgtgaaattataataaaaatccAAACATTTTTCCAAGTTTAAATAACTTTCTATGAGAGGTCAAGCAGGTTATCATTTCTGCTAACAATAGAGACAAATGAATAATTGAACTCTGTTTCTATTTTCAGGTGCCACACACAGTGATTCAGCTGCTTCAGATACAACACCAATGACGGTGAAGATGAAACCTGGGCAAGAGCGAAAGACAAGAAAGTCCGCTCCTCCAACACTGTTAAAGAAAACAGTTCTTGGTCCCAGTGGCAGATCATCCAGGATTGAAAACAGTTCAGCCAGACTGATAGTGAGTCAAGGGGATCCCCGAGGTGTCTCAAGTGCTCCAAGAAactcaaacagaaaagaaaaagatgcacTTTTCACTAACACTGTCAATGAAACACCAATGGATATTGATGAACCACTGAATacacctccccctcctcctttggACAGTTTGGCCACTCAGGAGCCTCCCGCAAAGGACAGCACTTCTATCGCGCCTGTCTTTGGTGAATCTTCCACAGATCCCTCGCCAGTGGACTCTTGTGCTTTTCCTGAGCCAGAGGAAACATCGGCCTCAAATATGAACAACCAAAAAGAACCTAAACAATCACAAGAGTTTAAAGATCAACCTGGTGCACCCGGAGCATCATCTTTGCCTCTCGAACAAGCTCAGCTGAACATCACTCCAGCGCCCGCCGCTGACCTACCTCAAATATTACTCTCAAACAGTGGAGGAGATACTCTACCAGTGTCTACTTTCTCAGTAATATCAAAATCTGTCTTAAAAACATCCTCTTCTACAGATACTACAGCTTCAGCAGCCTCACCCTCATCTGCTTTTATTGCTGCCCCATCTACGGCAACACCTGCCGCACCAACGTCTGCTTCTACCTCTGCAAGTCCAAGAGCTGCACATGCCTCACCCGcatcctcgtcctcctcctgtGCCCCCGTTGCCCCTCCTCCTGCAGCTTCAGTTGCAACAACAGCTGATCTGTTAACCACAAGCATCCCAAACACGGCTGCTACAGACTCCAGTAATGTCATGTCTTTGAAAATAATCATAAGTGATAACCAGGATGAAGGTTCTTCCAGCGACACAGCCTTAAACCAGGCAATTTCCAGCATTTCTGGAGACAAGATTCCCACCATTTACGTTTCCTCCCCAGCTAAGCCGGTGGGATGCCCTGAAACTCCAAAGGCCAACATGGATGAGGTGGCGCAGGCAGTTAGTGGATTACAAAGTTCTGAGGCATTTGCTAGTCCTCTGAGCAGCAAGGCTGGAGCAGTAACTGCATCTCCACTAACTGGAACGTCACAGGCCCAGCAGAGCTATATAATTCAACTACCCCTAGATGCAACTAACCCTGCCCTCCAAGGAGCCAGCTATTTCCTTGTAACAGAGCCCCCATCTACCGAAGCTGAAGGCAGACAGGTGGTGCTGCCTGCTGGTGTCTCAAACGGACAGTCTTTACCCACAAATCAATATGCAGTGACAACACCAACTCGCTCTACAAGTTACTCCACTGGTAAGAGACAGAAGGCTGCAAAACTGAGTCATCCCACAAACATTACATCTATAAGTGAATGTAAGGTAGTAAGCAATGTGCAGTGTGTGTATAACAACATACTTTTCCACATTATTGCACTGATTACAGTCCAAAATATTGAAAGTAAAGTTCTTTTGGCAAAAGATTGTAGGGACACTGTCGTtaagcaatttatttatttatttttgagttaTCAATGGCAACAAGGCATGTCCCCATGTTTAATCTTTTTCCTTCACTTTCAATAACTTTCTCAGTATCATAATTATCAAACTATGACATCTGTGCTCCTGTTTGAAGGGTCAGCACTCGTCCTGCCATCACCCGTGAAGCCCATGatgcttcctgtttctgttgtAGGACCGAATCCTGTGGGGAAAGTGCAGATGGTGTCCAATCAAGTAAGATCATTTTATTGTTAGTCGGAGCATGTGGTTTGCAGTTAAAAGCATTTCCTTTCTTACCATTTTAACCAGAATGATGGAGTGAGAAaagctttatttctttattaaatgagACACTTTCAGACCAAATTGGCTGCTAAGTAAACAAAACTGTCCAACTGTCCAAACTTTGCCACTCTCAGGTCAATGTGTTAACTTTATCTTGTGTGCAATGCAAACtagtaaataaaatgtattatacaTTGTATTTCAAAGGATAAACATACTCTTTAACCTTTACATACTGTTCATATTCTATGCTAGTATGGCTTGGGTCAGTTTTGACCCAGTCAAGTTTCTGTTCAATTTTGAATTGAAGATCTGTTTGATTATTGTTTATCCAAGACTTTCTGTAAGTAAGACATTCTGCTTCTACAAGGAGTCCCAGTTCACTTCACATGTAAACCACATTAACCCATTCATTGTTACATTTACAGCTTGTTGCCATACAGAATCCTGTATCAGTAGAGCAGACAGAAACTGTCCCGTCCAAAACTCCCACCGTCGCAAGCAAACAACCTGTAGCTGCTGGTAAGTTAAAGGTTAACCTGCTTCTCCATGGTGAAGATGTATACTGGCTAAAAATTATATGGTATCCTTTTTTGAATGCATCTTTGCTCAGCATAATGTTTTAATTTCACGGCCTCATTTCTAAATTCCAGGCACTGAGAAAATTCTGGGCAGTAAAGAGGTTCAACCTGTATCAGCTGGAAACACAGACCAGCAGGATGCAGAAAAAGGTGCCAGTCACAGGAGAATTTTATGTTTTGACTCTTCTGCAGACATTCAACCACAAACTGCTAAAACAACTACAACCAGCACAGCCATGACTGCAACTACATCCCCATCACCATCTATCCAGCAGACTGAGAAAACTAATACAGAGTCGGTTGTTCGAATAAGACCTACTATCCTGGGTGGCAACAAACCTAAGAGGAGGGTAGAAACTGTCAGATGTTTAGCAAGTCCGCAGGCTGGAGTAAGCTTAGTGAAGGAGCCCTTTTCTTTACAACAGTACCAGAAAGATTCTGCTAAAAAGAGCTCTCGCAAGCAGGATCATAACACCCACAAGCAGGAGTCTCAAAGTGCCAGTACCAGCAGTGCTGATGCTTCAAAGGTTGAGGctggaaaaaagtcagaatcagAAAAAAGATCAAAATCTGTTGTGAGGAAATGCAGTCAGGATGCACATAAAGATAACTCAAAACCTAAGGATTCGTATAACTCCAAGTCAGAGTCTGATTCTGCACTAAAATCAGGAAGTAGGAAGGACAaagaggaaagcagcaggaaagAATCTGCAGAGAAGGTGCCTTTGAAACCACGTGAGGGACGTACAGAAAAGAAGACTTCCTCTCAGGAAATGCCAAATGTCACAGCTAACAAAGAGAATGAAATGAAGGGTAGCATGCAAGACCAACAACCTTCATCCTCAGCATCAAGAGACTTGAGCCCTCCAGCTGTCCCTCAGCCAGCATCTCAGAGTCAGTCCAAAGTTACAAAAACACCATCTAAAACCAGTTCTCTGGCTAAACAGGCAGCTGAGATGCTTCAGGACATTCAAGGGCTCAAATCTCCCGCGAATCCAGTCAAAGGGCTTGGTGCAAGCAGTTCAGACCTTCCTGGAAGTGGCAGTAAGCAGGAAGCACCTGCTGATTGTCCCAGGACTCCTCGACAGAAGGGAAAGGTTAAAGACGGAGAGGGTACTCCAAAGCATCTAATGCCTCCCAACACCCCAGATGTACCTGGCTGCAGCCCTGCCAGTGAAGCCGGCAGTGAAAGCAGCATTAATATGGCTGCTCACACACTTATGATTCTTTCACGTGCTGCCATCGCCAGGACAGGCAGTCCACTGAAGGACAGTTTGCGTCAGGAGGGGATAGGAGAAAACTCGCCTACTAGCTCGAAGAACTCAAAGAAACGCAAGCAACCTATTTCAGCATCAAGCCCCCCTCCAAAGAAAGAATCAAAACGATCTCCCACCAAAAAGAAAGACCGAGTAAGTACAGAAGTATAGTTTTTGTccagtctttttttcctctttattttgtattcaactcttttgtgttttgttgtgtagtGATTATCAAAGGTGTGTGGACACCAGATGAACTTCCATTGCGTATCAGTCCTTTTTacgtgtttattatttatttatggaacCTAATCTAATTTACTAAATAAAGTACACTTTGTTATTATGCCCAAGTACTTCATAGTCTCTTCAAAATATGCATATTTGGTACAATATACACTTGCAGTATGATGAAGGTGGAATGAGGTGCTTGGGCAAATACACAGCCAGTTAACTGGGTCCTAACACCCTGGCATCCTGTGCGATTGCCGGTCTTGCTTGTTGGTAAGCTATGTGACTGTTTTGAAAGCGTGACAAGTTTCTTGCCAAATATGAGGACCACTCAAAGAATCTTGACACTGCACATCTTTGGATCATCCAGCCTTAAACTTGCCAAGTGTAAAGTAGATGTTGAGTTGTTAAGAAAAGCAAAGCAAGTAaagacaaacacatacacacgaaGGCAGATGTTTGATACCTAGTTCTGTCATAAAACTCTTATTTattgctttcattttatttgcaggaaagaaagaaaattatagATTATTTCCCTGAAGACTTGGATGTGGATAAGTTCCTGTCTTCACTTCACTATGATGAATGAAACCGGACACGCCAGCAGGAAAGGACTGTCGTAACTTGTGTTACAATCCAGAAATAGAACAAGCCCTCTGATAACACAGTACATCTGGTTCCTGTTAATAACTTTGCCTGAGACATTAAAGTTGAAATGGATTTTTCAAAAAGTGTGGGAATTTTGGCAAACCCCCTTCCCTCCAGTGAAGGTGACATATCTCATGATCATGTTGCAACAGTAGCAAAGCAACCATTGCACTTTcgattttttacactttttactCAGTAATGAACATGAGGACATTGACTTACACTCTGACTTATGTTGTGGAACAGTTTTGATTTTGGGCACTTTGGCAGAGTgggtgtgtgttgttgatggtCGACTCAAAGAATTGCCTTGGTCAATATTTGACTCCTTTGATAAATACTGGCCTATTTGACACCTGACAGGTCTGTATCTAAAATTACACTTTGGAATATGTTTCTagcagacatttttaaaaacactgaattatAGCTCCTGTTTTTGAGttgagaaacattttgttatttgaaaaataaaaaaactagtGTAAATGTACGTTTTAGTAGCATAAACATGTATATTACCTTTTTTCAGAATCAGATGCTTTGTTGAAGCTGTTCACATTTGTATACTTGgcttcattttaataaaacaaagaaaatcatgCTTGTTCTTTTGTCTACATTTAAAGCCATTCTTACTAAGTCCCTATAAAGACTAAAAGAAcacgtggttttttttgttcagtgtgaATGTTGTGTGAAGGCTGGGACAACACCACAGGATGATAAGGAAATCTGGAGCTCTAGAAAGTATAAGGTTTGTCAGTGTTGTCCTTTgatggctgaaaatgttgaGGAAATCCTTCAAGGATGCTTGTGTCACATTTGAACTCTGATCTTCATAACCTCAGGCAGCCAGACTGATTTGTAGATTCTACTGGTGCCAGTGACGTTTAGGTGTACCGCGTGACTCAAGGTACATGCTAACCTATTGACCTTTCAGGCTTTGTCAGTGCTTAAAACTTTCAAAGACCATAGAAGTGTCACATATATGCGATAACATTAATATAGACCTGCAGGTTTATAGTGATAGTATAACAGTTACCACCTCCAACCCCTGTTTCGGCAAATCTGGCAACCTCCCATTGGACTGCTCCTCACAAGGAACGGAAATGGACTTTTACAtctatttcacaataaaagtattCGCTTATGAAGTGAAGCATGTGATTTCATCGTAAGTTATTATAATACTGTCATTACACCATGAATCGCTCCCACATTTACTCAGTTAATTAATTACAacataatgtaaacaaaaactttttCTACAGCCTTTCCCCCCCAGTGGTGCACAGTAGTGctggttttactttgacagtgcCTGCGTTTGTTTCCGGGTAAAGAGGACAGGAACAAGGTACAGATGTCATGTAATTTTAACAAACATTCCcctgtttctctcctgtgtaaCGTGTGTCTTTTCTCATTACTACAACAGTATAGCGGCAACAAGTTGTTTTAGACGTTTCTCGGTGAGTAAGGGAACTCGTTATTGAGTTTAAACGCCTGATTTTGAGGTACAGACGTCACTAGCTCGGTCGTTAGTATTTTGGCTAGCCGGTTAGCATGTGGAGGGTTATGCACGTATTTAGCACCATGTCTACTTACAGACTGACCTACGGAAAGACGACAGCTCACGTCAGCTGTAGCCTTCGCTCTCGTAAAGCAGTCTGTAATAGTTTCACAGTCGCCTCGTTGCTTTCTGTGCTATATCTCTGTCTTTGAATTTGAATGTCAGCTAACCGGCGTGTGAACGAAAGGTTCGCACTAACTGATAGTTTATTGGTTGACAGCTGCTGATAAGGAGTTCCAGTTTCTACACAATCCCTGCTGTAATCTCTTAGCCGTTCAGAAACGGGGACACGGGAAACTCCAACTCCTACTTGTCGTGCTCCTCTCTCGTCCTAGACTGCCTGACCTGCCAGACggtgattgacatggcagctaATGGAGCAAGCTGTGAGCAGCCTCAGAAACGCGCAGGAGCTAAAGACAAACTGAATGGGAAATCCGCAGGTAAACTCTATCAGTTGTATCTGTTGTGTAACCTTTGACACAGAACTGCACCTATCACCTTATGGCATTCACGCTTTATAAACACTCACACTGATTCACTATGGGTTATTTTCACTTTCCATAGGTGCAAACAAGTACATTACAGAGTACATGTATTATGCATTTAGCATTACCAATTCAAGAAGTGGCAATAAGTGTTGTGTCTGTAAGTATTACAGAGTGTCAAAGTGATTTTCTTTCGTTTTATTCTCCAGACTTGTCATtaagagagaggagacagaaggaTAAGGAAGAGCGCCTGTCTCTGGTGCTATGGAGGAGACCTGTTACCACTTTGCATTACTTTCTCCTGGAGACGCTCCTTAAGCTAAAGGAGTGGACGTTTAAGTAAGACATTAAAGGTTTTTCCTGGATTCTTTTCTTAAAATGAAGCTGTCTCCTGGTTGGACATACCCTGTGATTTAAGCTGCTGTATCAAAAAAAAGTACTTATGCCCCAGAAGGTGgatttgtgcattttattgAGACCAGAGACACTTAAATTTAAGGGGGGAAAGAATGGAAGGGGATATGATTGTGTTTTCTTGCTTCCCGATTCAGGCTTTGGCAGCGGAGAGGCAtagttttcctgtgtttggtgTTATGCTCTCTCTTTTCCATCGCATACTCAACTGAGGGAGAACACCAGCAAGTAAGCCTCGACTTGTTTTGCTTTCTTAGAGACGTTAAGAATCAGCTAATCAGTTATTTTGTCATCGGCAAGTTTAAAGGTTAACGATGAGTCACTTTTTATCCTGCTCGAGACTTTTCCAAGAATAAACTTTGCATTGTGAGATAATGCAGTGTGCACTGTTGTCAGGTAACCCTTGATCATGTAGTCATCTGTCTGAATGTTCTGTTTACAAATTCATCTGTGCAACGGTCTGTCACGGTTCAGTTAAAACACTACAGTCCTTCAGGGCTTCCTAGAACCAACTGAGAATGGCGTAATCATTTACCTAGAACAGCAGGTCAAACATAGGAAATgagcagggggaaaaaataaccCAAGAATAAAGCAAATTTAAATATGTCAAAATCACAAATATTAATGTAAAATAAGGTAATGGGATCGAAAAAcatattgttttcattgtaaCTGTGCAGCAATAACTGTTAAGACAGAATTTCCCTGTAAACGGAGTGTAATGAATATTGGTctaatgcttttttaaataaataaaccaatgTAGTTATTAAACGCCTAAAAAAGATTAACTTTTTGTATCATTTATTGTAGAGGTGAGCAATGTGACACTTTTTAATTGTGGACAATCTGATTTGGGCACTTCATACAAAATACAAGGTATATGTTTTGCAAGAGCCAAATGAAGATTCTCTTTCTTATGTTTGCCTCATTTATGATTGTGGAGCCTTTCTCTTTGGCACATTTAAGTAAACCTTACCATCTTACTGGGAGTTTATGCATCAGTCGGACATTTATGGCATACGCACAATGTAACCTCAAACCACTCTGCAACTACTCTGAAAATCAGGCCTTAGACAGTAGCCACCCACTCTGTCCATCAGTCATTCCACATCAGCATCAGGAGAAGCGGCGATATGACTGATGGTGACTGacttttgttttcactctttATAAACTTCACTCGATTATTTTTAAAGCTGACGTATAAATCATCAGTTATGGTCCAAATTTTCAGAATTCAATGGAAGCGAAAACAGGAAGTTGTGATTCAGGCCTTTTACACTTAAGTAACAGTGACTTCCTGTGTGTCCAGACAACACATGCAGACCTTATGTGATAACAGATATTCAGCTAATCCTGAAGGGAAGATTTTCACTCAACTTTTTAGATTTTACCTTGAAAGATCATCATCTGATCTTTTAGACGCTGGTGACTACCCTGCCCTTCCCCATGTCTGATTTATGTATATAGTTAATtttcttcaattttttttcctttgcagtATGTTCAGTATCTGGAAAAGAAGTTCCTATGGTGTGCCTACTGGGTAGGCCTTGGGATCCTGTCTTCAGTGGGCCTTGGAACTGGTCTGCACACCTTCCTTCTCTACCTGGTAAGATAGCATCAGCCGTATGGAAATGCAGATGCAAAATACCTTTACTGAAGTAAAGGTAGATAACAGAGGCAATAACAATGACATGGTTTATATTTAGACTGAACAGGTTTTATATGCATAGACAACAGACCGTTTTAGGCGTGAAACAGTACTCACTGATATGAAACAAAGCGTGGCTACGCACCATTAAGAACAAAGTGTAGTCATAGTAGGAATTTTGAGAGCAGGGATAGTTGTGAGTAACTTGCAAACTGGCAAAAGCTTAAAAACATATattgaaaaatataaatttaacaTTTGCAAAAGGAGCAGGGAATACCTGTAAGCGAGAGTCATTCAGCTTTACCTGTCTGTACAGATCCTACTCCCTGTCGTTATtttacagttcagaataaaGCTGCTTCTCCTTTGTCACACTATGGCAGGTAGCGCTACGTGTTTGATTTgagttttacaccagatgccctTCTTCATGCTGGAATTGAACCAGTGACCTAagtgaatgtgtaaaccaccAAACTGTGGGAAAAGATGTAACCATATTCCAAATTTgaagaaatgtaatttaattcCACTTGTGTTAATCATTTCTGGTCTAGATTGAGTTAGCTGAGTTTTACTGAATATTGGCCTGACTAAAGGCTACAAAATGTAAAGAGAAATTGATTACCGACATTATCTGGTTGGTTATGCTCAGCATGGGTCAGAATATAATTTACCTTAACAGTTAGCGATTTTCTTACAAAAATGCTACATTTGCAGAATTCTGCAAAATCGCTGTCCGTTTGTTCCTGTACTCACCAGAGGATGGCGTCATAGTCCACACCGAGCCATGAGCCCTGTGTTTCTTCTAACGTCACACGTTTGTCACACGTCTGTCGAAGGCTTTGTGTGAGTGAAGTGTAATTTTCCCCTGACAGGCAGTCACAGAGTGACTGTCACACTGAGTCACCATGAACATGCGTCATTGGTCTTTGGTTGTGGCTAAAAGGAGAATTTAGCAAAatgaaagagaggaagaaattCTCCACCAAAGTCCGCTTCAGGCTGATGATGTGGCTTCTGTGCTGCAGAACATGTGCCGATGTGGTTCAGCTGAGTCAGCCATTTCCATTATAATGAAATAATGGGAAAAGATGTAACTGTGACCttcccctttttcttcttcttcttttttttttaaagaaatggtgTACACTCCCTCCATTAATTCTTTACAGCTGTCTAGTGCTCTGCTTCTTTACATACTGTGTGCAACAATAATGACGTAGCAGCAGTGGCTCGTGCCATATACTCTGTGTGGGGTTGTgtattgtgcttttcttttgcagtgAGAATATTAAACAGCTCTGGTTTTCATAATAACTTGTCCTTATGTACCAAAAGTCAAGTCATGAAACATTGTGTCTAgaccaaaaaaaaggaattcaGATTACTCCACCGCAGAGGAGTTTGACTTGTTCCTCAAGAGAttgacttcttttttctttaatcacATTACAGTagggatttgttttgtttggataATTGTTCACCCTTATTTCCTTCAACATCTTGCATTCATTTTCATAAACTGTTGGGCACTAAATTATTTACCTGCATGGCACTGGCAGCAGCACAGGACCTCATGTCTGCTTGTATATATAGGACACTTTTATAAAGAAGGCATACTTCAGGTTTTATTTCCTTCTTCCTGGTCGCCAGAGATGCTATGTAATACCTGGATATCTGTTGATTACATATGCAGTCACATGTGTCACCTGTGTGACCCTCAGTGATCCAAGCAAACTGATATTAGGGTCTGGCACCCAGCAATTTAATTTTCTTGTCTTTAAGTATAGCATAGGTTGCTTACGGTCTTTGCTGGTAGCTTTCCATCCTCTCATTTGGAGCTACTCTCCATCCTCCAGAGGTTTCATACCTACAGCCTCTACCAAGAAGTTTGCTGATCCTTCAGCCGAAGAGGTTCTGTAGGCTCTCCTGCTTATTTTATAGTTTATGATTGTGTCTATTTGTGGAGGTATTTGCCTACAGAGAACCTACAGAGAGGGGCTTTCATCCAATTCAACCTCCAAAATCCCAACTGTGTGTTGCTCAACGTGGATGATGCTTTACATTAGTCGAGTATGATTGACAGCGGCGTTAACTAGAAATGGGAGAAGCATGAACTCCTCATCAATCCATACTCACTCATTAGGGGGCCTTATCCCTTTATGTTTGGGAACTGTTTGCACTTAAGCTCTTCTATAACACTGGCCTTATAGTTTGCCATAGGTTATTAGATTAAGGGCTTTTTCTCCTTAACTTGCTGTCCAGCAGactctctgctgctgttgtcaCCACTCCTTCAGAACCACGactccaaacagctgatgaGAGAAGTCACTTGTCTGATTTGCCTTCTTTTGCAAGCCGACATGACAAAGATGCAGTGTCTTTACAACCAGGTGCACTTTCCCTCTGCAGGCCAAAGCCACGTGCATTTTTTCCATCTGTGGATGGTGGGTTGATATATGCACCTTAACTTGGGAGCAGGTGGTCTTagtcatagtttttttttattttgacaaaaataaaatttagttttagttataaTTTAGGCATctaaattctttatttttttttaagttttaggcAACTAAATATCATAAGATTATCATAGAACAAATCTGAAGTTGATTTGGTTTACTAATTTGTAGGGTGTGAGAAGTTT comes from Astatotilapia calliptera chromosome 14, fAstCal1.2, whole genome shotgun sequence and encodes:
- the npat gene encoding protein NPAT isoform X2, translating into MLLPSDVARLVLGYLQEEGLSATSQAFIHESPNLKEYAEHTTGDGTIPACVFSIFGKSLTTILNEYVAAKTKESCHEVPVMMTSLWKKLDFTLNQIKSLQNSPAISACQRTRSRVGLANMARQQVLAVASAGAVVCSSVSETSTIISPAHTSHSMLAHSTPVCYSGPNSRPASGSGTIQHIHDSSRLMTTPRDSPMQIIVSEHRLNPGPMSPGRRKWDTPRKRSGAPSGSSAPSRSATAAGSSSAEPQPEEAVDENFPLVIQNARDKILGDRSLQEKLAENINKILANEPMPQTSKGSSSTVETDQSIDEILGLQGEIHMSDDAIHDILEQTESDPAFQALFDLFDCNKTKFADGEAGDGDTSSSPEETDTAGTTSAIRLLQNIDTGATHSDSAASDTTPMTVKMKPGQERKTRKSAPPTLLKKTVLGPSGRSSRIENSSARLIVSQGDPRGVSSAPRNSNRKEKDALFTNTVNETPMDIDEPLNTPPPPPLDSLATQEPPAKDSTSIAPVFGESSTDPSPVDSCAFPEPEETSASNMNNQKEPKQSQEFKDQPGAPGASSLPLEQAQLNITPAPAADLPQILLSNSGGDTLPVSTFSVISKSVLKTSSSTDTTASAASPSSAFIAAPSTATPAAPTSASTSASPRAAHASPASSSSSCAPVAPPPAASVATTADLLTTSIPNTAATDSSNVMSLKIIISDNQDEGSSSDTALNQAISSISGDKIPTIYVSSPAKPVGCPETPKANMDEVAQAVSGLQSSEAFASPLSSKAGAVTASPLTGTSQAQQSYIIQLPLDATNPALQGASYFLVTEPPSTEAEGRQVVLPAGVSNGQSLPTNQYAVTTPTRSTSYSTGSALVLPSPVKPMMLPVSVVGPNPVGKVQMVSNQLVAIQNPVSVEQTETVPSKTPTVASKQPVAAGTEKILGSKEVQPVSAGNTDQQDAEKGASHRRILCFDSSADIQPQTAKTTTTSTAMTATTSPSPSIQQTEKTNTESVVRIRPTILGGNKPKRRVETVRCLASPQAGVSLVKEPFSLQQYQKDSAKKSSRKQDHNTHKQESQSASTSSADASKVEAGKKSESEKRSKSVVRKCSQDAHKDNSKPKDSYNSKSESDSALKSGSRKDKEESSRKESAEKVPLKPREGRTEKKTSSQEMPNVTANKENEMKGSMQDQQPSSSASRDLSPPAVPQPASQSQSKVTKTPSKTSSLAKQAAEMLQDIQGLKSPANPVKGLGASSSDLPGSGSKQEAPADCPRTPRQKGKVKDGEGTPKHLMPPNTPDVPGCSPASEAGSESSINMAAHTLMILSRAAIARTGSPLKDSLRQEGIGENSPTSSKNSKKRKQPISASSPPPKKESKRSPTKKKDRERKKIIDYFPEDLDVDKFLSSLHYDE
- the npat gene encoding protein NPAT isoform X3; amino-acid sequence: MLLPSDVARLVLGYLQEEGLSATSQAFIHESPNLKEYAEHTTGDGTIPACVFSIFGKSLTTILNEYVAAKTKESCHEVPVMMTSLWKKLDFTLNQIKSLQNSPAISACQRTRSRVGLANMARQQVLAVASAGAVVCSSVSETSTIISPAHTSHSMLAHSTPVCYSGPNSRPASGSGTIQHIHDSSRLMTTPRDSPMQIIVSEHRLNPGPMSPGRRKWDTPRKRSGAPSGSSAPSRSATAAGSSSAEPQPEEAVDENFPQLVIQNARDKILGDRSLQEKLAENINKILANEPMPQTSKGSSSTVETDQSIDEILGLQGEIHMSDDAIHDILEQTESDPAFQALFDLFDCNGEAGDGDTSSSPEETDTAGTTSAIRLLQNIDTGATHSDSAASDTTPMTVKMKPGQERKTRKSAPPTLLKKTVLGPSGRSSRIENSSARLIVSQGDPRGVSSAPRNSNRKEKDALFTNTVNETPMDIDEPLNTPPPPPLDSLATQEPPAKDSTSIAPVFGESSTDPSPVDSCAFPEPEETSASNMNNQKEPKQSQEFKDQPGAPGASSLPLEQAQLNITPAPAADLPQILLSNSGGDTLPVSTFSVISKSVLKTSSSTDTTASAASPSSAFIAAPSTATPAAPTSASTSASPRAAHASPASSSSSCAPVAPPPAASVATTADLLTTSIPNTAATDSSNVMSLKIIISDNQDEGSSSDTALNQAISSISGDKIPTIYVSSPAKPVGCPETPKANMDEVAQAVSGLQSSEAFASPLSSKAGAVTASPLTGTSQAQQSYIIQLPLDATNPALQGASYFLVTEPPSTEAEGRQVVLPAGVSNGQSLPTNQYAVTTPTRSTSYSTGSALVLPSPVKPMMLPVSVVGPNPVGKVQMVSNQLVAIQNPVSVEQTETVPSKTPTVASKQPVAAGTEKILGSKEVQPVSAGNTDQQDAEKGASHRRILCFDSSADIQPQTAKTTTTSTAMTATTSPSPSIQQTEKTNTESVVRIRPTILGGNKPKRRVETVRCLASPQAGVSLVKEPFSLQQYQKDSAKKSSRKQDHNTHKQESQSASTSSADASKVEAGKKSESEKRSKSVVRKCSQDAHKDNSKPKDSYNSKSESDSALKSGSRKDKEESSRKESAEKVPLKPREGRTEKKTSSQEMPNVTANKENEMKGSMQDQQPSSSASRDLSPPAVPQPASQSQSKVTKTPSKTSSLAKQAAEMLQDIQGLKSPANPVKGLGASSSDLPGSGSKQEAPADCPRTPRQKGKVKDGEGTPKHLMPPNTPDVPGCSPASEAGSESSINMAAHTLMILSRAAIARTGSPLKDSLRQEGIGENSPTSSKNSKKRKQPISASSPPPKKESKRSPTKKKDRERKKIIDYFPEDLDVDKFLSSLHYDE